A portion of the Corynebacterium jeikeium genome contains these proteins:
- the rplU gene encoding 50S ribosomal protein L21 — MYAIVKTGGKQYKVAEGDLVKVEKIEGEPGSSVALTPVLLVDGADVIADADKLANVTVNAEIVEAAKGPKIRGMHYKNKTGYKRRYGHRQPLTVLKITGVSK, encoded by the coding sequence ATGTACGCGATCGTCAAGACCGGCGGCAAGCAGTACAAGGTTGCCGAAGGTGACCTCGTCAAGGTCGAGAAGATCGAGGGTGAGCCGGGTTCGTCCGTGGCTCTCACCCCGGTTCTGCTCGTCGATGGCGCAGATGTCATTGCGGATGCCGACAAGCTTGCCAACGTTACCGTTAACGCAGAGATCGTCGAGGCCGCTAAGGGCCCGAAGATCCGCGGCATGCACTACAAGAACAAGACTGGCTACAAGCGCCGCTACGGCCACCGTCAGCCGCTCACTGTTCTGAAGATTACCGGCGTCTCCAAGTAA
- a CDS encoding glutamate 5-kinase, producing MFSISEMSESVIPSDTVANDVDVTGADALDAPVATPKSESDAPISREEVDELLHNNPESTVAEIEKATENLSPGTKGGFDSETREAIRTAKRVVVKIGSSSLTGSDGRTDPERIDFIADALEKRMGFSDVIVVSSGAVASGMGPLGLTSRPTDLATKQAAAAVGQVRLAQEWGRSFLRYGRTSAQVLLTSDDAGVRSRARNAQRTIDRLRQLGAVPIVNENDTVATSEFRFGDNDRLAALVSHLAYCDALILLSDVDGLYDRNPADPGATFVPEVRSGNDLRGVIAGDGGALGTGGMASKVSAARLASRAGVPVLLTSASNIERALDQADVGTAFAAKDNRLSAWKFWMLYAADSSGLLRLDAGAVDAVTRMRKSLLPVGITSVDGEFSAGDIVDLIGPSGEVIGRGEVNYDSEELLGMIGYHTEELPNDMQKPVVHADYLSDFASRA from the coding sequence ATGTTTTCCATTAGTGAAATGAGTGAGTCAGTTATCCCTTCCGACACCGTTGCCAACGATGTTGACGTCACTGGAGCAGATGCATTAGATGCCCCGGTAGCTACCCCGAAGTCTGAATCGGACGCGCCGATTTCCCGTGAGGAGGTCGACGAGCTGCTTCACAACAATCCTGAGTCCACCGTCGCTGAGATTGAAAAGGCGACTGAGAATTTATCTCCGGGAACCAAAGGCGGTTTCGATTCCGAGACTCGTGAGGCAATTCGGACCGCGAAGCGTGTCGTGGTGAAGATTGGTTCTTCCTCGTTGACCGGATCTGACGGTCGTACCGATCCCGAACGCATCGACTTCATTGCCGATGCCCTGGAAAAGCGGATGGGCTTTAGCGATGTCATTGTCGTGTCCTCCGGCGCGGTGGCATCCGGAATGGGGCCGCTGGGGCTGACTTCGCGTCCCACTGATTTGGCGACCAAGCAGGCGGCTGCAGCGGTGGGGCAGGTGCGCCTGGCACAGGAGTGGGGACGCTCCTTCCTGCGCTATGGCCGCACTTCTGCGCAGGTGCTTTTGACCTCGGACGATGCAGGTGTGCGTTCGCGTGCCCGCAACGCTCAGCGCACTATCGACCGCCTGCGCCAGCTGGGTGCAGTGCCAATTGTCAACGAAAATGACACGGTCGCGACCTCGGAGTTCCGCTTCGGCGACAACGACCGCCTGGCCGCCCTGGTCAGTCACCTGGCGTACTGCGATGCACTGATTCTGCTTTCCGACGTCGACGGCCTCTACGACCGCAACCCGGCCGATCCAGGTGCAACCTTTGTGCCAGAGGTGCGCAGCGGTAACGACTTGCGTGGTGTTATCGCCGGTGACGGTGGGGCATTGGGCACCGGTGGAATGGCCTCGAAGGTGTCTGCCGCACGCCTGGCTTCGCGTGCTGGGGTGCCGGTGCTGCTGACTTCGGCGTCCAACATTGAGCGAGCACTGGACCAGGCAGATGTGGGAACCGCTTTCGCCGCGAAGGACAACCGCTTGAGCGCCTGGAAGTTCTGGATGCTCTACGCAGCGGATAGCTCGGGCCTGCTTCGCCTGGATGCCGGCGCGGTCGACGCTGTGACCCGCATGCGCAAGTCGCTGCTCCCGGTCGGTATCACCTCGGTTGACGGTGAGTTCTCCGCTGGTGACATCGTCGACCTGATTGGCCCGAGCGGTGAGGTCATCGGACGCGGCGAGGTCAACTATGACTCTGAAGAATTGCTGGGCATGATCGGCTACCACACCGAGGAATTGCCGAATGACATGCAGAAGCCTGTCGTCCATGCCGACTACCTGTCGGATTTCGCCTCCCGCGCTTAG
- the obgE gene encoding GTPase ObgE — protein MSRFVDRVVLHLQAGDGGHGCNSVLREKFKPLGGPDGGNGGHGGDIVLVVDPQIHTLMDFHFHPHIKAANGKPGAGDHRNGARGEDLVLGVPEGTVVMTEDGEVLADMTGKGDRFIAAEGGYGGLGNAALANKNRRAPGFALLGEPGEAKDLVLELKSMADVGLVGFPSAGKSSLVSTLSAAKPKIGDYPFTTLQPNLGVVNVGYESFTIADVPGLIPGASEGRGLGLDFLRHIERCAVLVHVVDAAALEGDRDPVSDIKALEAELANYQSVLKADVGLGDLAERPRVIVLNKIDLPDAREMIDMQREELEKFRWPIYEISTVTHEGLKELTYGLKDQIAAYRKAHPLPTEQEPRAVIRPEGVRGKKREGADFTIERDPNTPDGFIVRGRKPERWINQTDFENDEAVGYLADRLAKLGVEDALAKAGATVGCPVTISYLTFEWYPQQVAGTDDFVPSGRGTDDRLYVNERTSAEQRKRASQARRGLIDEYDFGDGEEAIRDRYS, from the coding sequence ATGTCTCGTTTTGTAGATCGTGTCGTACTGCATTTGCAGGCCGGCGACGGTGGTCACGGCTGTAACTCGGTGCTGCGTGAAAAGTTCAAGCCACTCGGCGGGCCCGATGGCGGCAACGGTGGCCACGGTGGCGACATTGTGCTGGTCGTCGACCCGCAGATTCACACTCTGATGGACTTCCACTTCCATCCCCACATCAAGGCTGCCAACGGTAAGCCCGGCGCGGGTGATCACCGCAATGGTGCTCGCGGCGAGGACCTGGTTCTCGGAGTGCCGGAGGGCACGGTTGTGATGACCGAGGATGGGGAAGTGCTGGCGGACATGACCGGTAAGGGGGACCGCTTCATCGCCGCTGAAGGCGGTTACGGTGGCCTGGGCAACGCAGCGCTGGCGAACAAGAACCGCCGTGCGCCGGGCTTCGCTCTCCTCGGTGAGCCTGGCGAGGCCAAGGATCTTGTCTTGGAGCTCAAATCCATGGCAGACGTTGGACTGGTGGGCTTCCCGTCAGCCGGAAAGTCCTCGCTGGTCAGCACCTTGAGCGCTGCTAAGCCGAAGATTGGTGACTACCCATTTACCACGCTGCAGCCGAACCTGGGTGTGGTCAACGTTGGCTACGAGTCCTTCACCATCGCAGATGTGCCGGGCCTTATCCCGGGGGCGTCTGAAGGCCGTGGTCTTGGGTTGGATTTCCTGCGTCACATTGAGCGCTGTGCTGTGCTGGTGCATGTGGTGGACGCTGCTGCGCTGGAGGGCGACCGCGATCCGGTCTCTGACATCAAGGCGTTGGAGGCGGAACTCGCCAACTACCAGTCGGTGCTGAAGGCCGACGTGGGGCTTGGGGACCTCGCAGAGCGTCCGCGCGTCATCGTGCTGAACAAGATTGACCTGCCCGATGCTCGCGAGATGATTGACATGCAGCGCGAGGAGTTGGAGAAGTTCCGCTGGCCGATTTATGAGATCTCTACGGTGACGCACGAGGGACTCAAGGAGCTGACCTACGGCCTGAAGGATCAGATTGCCGCCTACCGCAAGGCGCATCCGTTGCCAACAGAGCAGGAGCCCCGTGCGGTCATCCGTCCGGAAGGTGTGCGTGGCAAGAAGCGCGAAGGCGCGGACTTCACCATCGAGCGCGATCCGAATACCCCAGATGGGTTCATTGTGCGTGGCCGTAAGCCGGAACGCTGGATTAACCAGACGGACTTCGAAAACGACGAGGCAGTCGGCTACTTGGCTGACCGCCTGGCCAAGCTTGGTGTAGAAGATGCCCTGGCAAAGGCTGGGGCAACGGTTGGCTGCCCGGTGACGATTTCCTATCTCACCTTCGAGTGGTACCCGCAGCAGGTCGCGGGCACCGATGACTTCGTGCCGAGTGGCCGTGGTACCGACGATCGTCTCTACGTCAACGAGCGCACTAGCGCTGAGCAGCGTAAGCGTGCATCGCAGGCCCGCCGTGGTCTGATTGACGAGTACGATTTCGGAGATGGCGAAGAGGCTATTCGCGACCGGTACTCATAG
- a CDS encoding class E sortase, producing the protein MLSKIIGVIGELLLTAGVLVALFAFYLLYWSGLETGKAQQQARDELQQAWSAPASAAAQAPEGTEPAVEGSWVPGSAVAMISAPKAGFSDLVVFEGVSQEVLRGGPGHYPSTALPGQVGNSSYAAHRDGHGAPFDNIDRLQTCDDITVETRDAIYRYKVLPVDGMAGAGESFDCVPEGTNVPEIPGQHIVTPDRADVLNPVGDATLLTLTTCHPQWDNTHRLIIHAVLAGVETKEVN; encoded by the coding sequence GTGTTATCGAAAATTATTGGCGTCATCGGCGAGTTGCTCTTGACAGCTGGAGTGCTGGTGGCGCTCTTCGCCTTTTATCTGCTGTACTGGTCTGGTCTTGAAACTGGGAAAGCTCAGCAGCAGGCTCGTGATGAGCTGCAGCAGGCATGGTCCGCACCGGCATCGGCCGCAGCTCAGGCGCCAGAAGGCACGGAGCCAGCTGTTGAGGGCTCCTGGGTGCCTGGCTCTGCGGTGGCGATGATTTCCGCTCCTAAGGCCGGTTTTAGCGATTTGGTCGTATTCGAAGGTGTCTCTCAGGAAGTTTTGCGCGGTGGCCCCGGCCATTATCCGAGCACAGCCCTTCCGGGGCAGGTGGGCAACAGCTCTTATGCCGCCCATCGTGACGGCCACGGAGCTCCCTTTGACAACATTGACCGCCTGCAGACGTGCGATGACATCACCGTAGAGACGCGTGATGCTATTTACCGCTACAAGGTATTGCCGGTCGACGGTATGGCTGGCGCAGGGGAAAGCTTCGACTGCGTGCCAGAAGGAACTAACGTCCCCGAGATTCCCGGCCAGCACATTGTCACTCCAGACCGCGCCGATGTCCTCAATCCGGTCGGTGACGCGACTCTACTTACGCTGACTACCTGCCATCCGCAGTGGGACAACACTCATCGGCTCATTATTCACGCGGTTCTCGCCGGTGTTGAGACCAAGGAGGTCAACTAG
- a CDS encoding glutamate-5-semialdehyde dehydrogenase yields MLVGMTAQTNETANTIQQGIAEDSALSPERAAERAEVLDKAQRAKAVAGELARFTSARKNELLLAAADALVARTEEILVANAKDIEAGKARGFSDSLLDRLRLDANRVEGIAGGLRQVAALPDPVGEVLRGSTLPNGIKLSQVSVPLGVMGMVYEARPNVTVDAFGLALKSGNVALLRGSKSAVHSNTQLVAVLREVLANHDAPEDLVQLLPCETHDSVQDLITARGLVDVVIPRGGAGLIEAVVTKATVPTIETGTGNCHIYIDASADIDEAIALMINGKTRRPSVCNATETVLIDSALSAQDQVRILDALADAGIAVHGDVDNLAASGWTGEVIPATEEDWSDEYLSLDIAARIVDGVVAATDHITEYSSGHTEAISARDWGVCQEFVDRVDAAAVSVNTSTAFTDGEQYGFGAEIGISTQKLHARGPMGLPELTSSKWVLAGRGQTRP; encoded by the coding sequence ATGCTGGTAGGCATGACTGCTCAAACGAACGAAACTGCTAACACCATTCAACAGGGCATTGCCGAGGATTCGGCTCTTAGCCCGGAGCGTGCTGCTGAGCGCGCCGAGGTTTTAGATAAGGCACAGCGTGCCAAGGCTGTCGCGGGAGAGCTGGCTCGCTTTACGTCGGCACGCAAGAACGAGCTCCTGCTGGCCGCAGCAGATGCGCTGGTCGCCCGTACTGAAGAGATTCTGGTAGCCAACGCCAAGGACATCGAGGCCGGTAAGGCCCGTGGTTTTAGTGACTCCCTGCTGGATCGCCTGCGTCTTGACGCCAATCGTGTTGAGGGTATTGCCGGTGGGCTGCGCCAGGTTGCGGCCCTGCCGGATCCGGTAGGCGAGGTGCTGCGGGGAAGCACTCTTCCTAACGGCATTAAGCTTTCCCAGGTCAGCGTTCCGCTGGGCGTGATGGGCATGGTCTATGAGGCTCGCCCGAACGTTACTGTCGATGCCTTTGGTCTGGCGCTGAAGTCGGGCAACGTGGCCTTGCTGCGTGGCTCCAAGTCCGCCGTCCACTCCAACACGCAGCTGGTCGCGGTTTTGCGTGAGGTGCTGGCCAACCACGATGCACCGGAGGACCTTGTTCAGCTGCTGCCGTGTGAGACCCACGATTCCGTGCAGGATCTCATCACTGCCCGCGGCCTGGTTGACGTAGTGATTCCGCGCGGCGGTGCCGGTCTGATTGAGGCCGTCGTGACGAAGGCAACGGTGCCGACCATTGAGACCGGTACCGGTAACTGCCATATCTACATCGATGCTTCCGCCGATATCGACGAGGCGATTGCGCTGATGATTAACGGCAAGACCCGCCGTCCGAGCGTCTGTAACGCCACTGAAACGGTTCTCATTGACTCGGCGCTGTCCGCGCAGGATCAGGTCCGCATTTTGGACGCGCTTGCCGACGCGGGCATTGCGGTCCACGGCGATGTCGATAATCTGGCGGCCTCTGGGTGGACCGGTGAGGTCATTCCTGCGACGGAAGAAGACTGGTCGGATGAGTACCTTTCGCTAGACATTGCCGCACGCATTGTCGACGGTGTGGTGGCCGCGACGGATCACATCACTGAGTACTCCTCGGGTCACACGGAAGCTATCTCTGCACGTGACTGGGGCGTGTGCCAGGAGTTCGTCGACCGTGTTGATGCTGCCGCTGTCAGCGTCAATACCTCCACTGCGTTCACCGATGGTGAGCAGTACGGTTTCGGCGCAGAGATTGGTATTTCCACCCAGAAGCTGCACGCCCGTGGGCCCATGGGGCTGCCGGAGTTGACCAGCAGCAAGTGGGTTCTGGCTGGTCGTGGACAGACTCGTCCGTAG
- a CDS encoding 50S ribosomal protein L27 — translation MATKKGASSTSNGRDSEAKRLGVKRFGGQQVKAGEILVRQRGTSFHPGENVGRGGDDTLFALKAGAVEFGTRRNRRIVSIVENNS, via the coding sequence ATGGCTACTAAGAAGGGTGCATCCAGCACCAGCAACGGCCGCGACTCCGAAGCTAAGCGCCTCGGCGTGAAGCGCTTCGGCGGCCAGCAGGTTAAGGCAGGCGAGATTCTCGTTCGTCAGCGCGGTACCTCGTTCCACCCGGGTGAGAACGTTGGCCGTGGCGGCGACGACACTCTCTTCGCTCTGAAGGCAGGCGCAGTCGAGTTCGGTACCCGCCGTAACCGCCGCATTGTCAGCATCGTTGAGAATAACTCCTAA
- a CDS encoding DUF4233 domain-containing protein: MSESQASQPQGNGAEDYTAADREALRAYREGRDLSEGGKYGPLGAGHDPAKDPLKGLRGVMSGTLIMQAISVLLGLTVVTRIPDGQINQTFSVTYITILGLALIAMAFLQKQPWALKANIVLQVFGVLAIFTHVSMGVVGIFFALVWAYILHLRKNLIQRMERGLLTTQHS; this comes from the coding sequence ATGAGCGAATCTCAGGCGAGCCAGCCACAGGGCAATGGCGCGGAGGATTACACCGCTGCCGACCGCGAGGCCCTGCGCGCCTACCGCGAGGGGCGTGACCTGAGTGAGGGCGGCAAGTATGGCCCGCTCGGTGCGGGACACGATCCGGCTAAGGACCCGCTGAAGGGTCTGCGCGGTGTTATGTCCGGCACGCTGATTATGCAGGCTATCTCGGTGCTGCTTGGTCTGACTGTGGTCACGCGCATTCCCGACGGTCAGATTAACCAGACCTTCTCGGTTACGTACATCACCATCCTGGGCCTGGCTCTGATTGCGATGGCTTTCCTGCAGAAGCAGCCCTGGGCGCTGAAGGCCAACATTGTACTGCAGGTCTTTGGTGTGCTGGCTATTTTCACACACGTGTCGATGGGCGTGGTGGGTATCTTCTTCGCACTAGTGTGGGCCTACATTCTGCACCTGCGGAAGAACCTCATCCAGCGTATGGAGCGCGGTCTGTTGACCACCCAGCACTCGTAG
- a CDS encoding Rne/Rng family ribonuclease, whose product MANFSQDVVAKAREFDRESAALKTRVHHLAKSLGLTSKETIEALGHAGIVVKSAASTINQNQLDAVLNFIGDHPEDASLDDGSAATKPTGEKPAAKEKQSAGKPNAADEKSDEQTAAKSEKKPAAKKSGKKSAAKKATKKAAPKAAKSEAESDAAPAEEVTEKKDTKKASARKSSAKQSAEKQSAEKQSTTKKRATRKRAVKKTAGAPEETAAKDEQKDSNSVVEEAVEAVVQSSSKKAADKNASDKKAADTVAETAEKTSAEEASAEAPAAKSAAVTTRRGRRVRRAVRTTSAPVAEEAQEAQEPQKTQEPQDTQATQSEALQDIEPPVVPEPPVAEEQTAFAPIFLAPQAVPATAKNSATEDAASADNGASNQGTDDNAGEGQDGSSSSETERQPRPRRRRRGRGRRNDDAQQAEKTTENTEREEEETREEVEEPQAIKGSTRLEAQRRRRIERREESRKRHVISEAEFLARRESVERTMVVRERKRHDHAGIVTEVGVLEDDLLVEHFVTSDTQTTQIGNIYLGRVQNVLPSMEAAFIDIGTDRNGVIYVGDLNWKLLGTKSRSRKIEHALKAGDQILVQVSKDPIGHKGARLTTHISMAGRFLVYVPGGRSAGISRKLPEPERKRLKSILSEVTPEGSGTIIRTAAEGVSKEAIEADIKRLESQWQEIWEASEAAKAKRGAKPIALYEEPDMLVKVVRDVFNEDFSRLVVEGDRPWNTVTDYIGDLAPELEPRLQRYFAKEHGGADVFEHFRIDEQLAKALDRKVWLPSGGTLVIDRTEAMTVIDVNTGKFTGAGGNLEETVTRNNLEAAEEIVRQMRLRDLGGMIVVDFIDMMLPENQDLVLRRLKEALGRDRSRHEVSEVTSLGLVQMTRKRLGTGLLETFSTPCSCCNGRGLIIHIDPVEQDNQGRGHKNGRRNDEQDKSKRRNKSRSEHNPANHPAALAMHRDQSDQAGSSKATRDDDTETNQRDKDAADKRVAAAVEAVIVSSENDEPKPPRRRRVRKSQGRNDEQRQNGRGRQERRERTEQSENSNDLAALAAAAVAEAREKDPEEPSDDRYMPQEGQRRRRRATRRRVAEHVAVDSAARDADDRDEEYGDRRKRSERPTRAERAERTDNGGGRGDAERSSSASARHRRRRAVRRTAVDETTAPQAGSQAASTTDVREPARNGKGGNANKTGKAVAEESQTYEEAKEAFERSPRRRRPTRGNSRSDRAPRREDFESTKPKADAEGSKGGDRAKDNRDDSNRSTNRSANRSGGGRRSGKSRVEVVAVQGTGARRNRRRAVRRVSSQSDAGATAPKQRQGASNRATKPEQKQANRGAAAPETKPANRRRRVRRAVRRSGQN is encoded by the coding sequence GTGGCAAATTTCAGCCAGGATGTTGTCGCTAAGGCACGCGAATTTGATCGTGAGTCAGCGGCTCTGAAAACCCGAGTCCACCACCTGGCCAAGAGCTTGGGGTTGACCTCGAAGGAAACCATCGAAGCACTGGGGCACGCGGGGATCGTCGTAAAGTCCGCTGCGTCCACCATTAATCAAAATCAGCTCGACGCAGTGCTGAATTTCATCGGTGATCATCCAGAGGATGCCTCGCTTGACGACGGATCCGCTGCGACCAAGCCAACCGGCGAAAAGCCAGCCGCGAAGGAAAAACAGTCGGCAGGTAAGCCGAACGCGGCAGATGAGAAGTCGGACGAGCAAACTGCAGCTAAGTCCGAGAAGAAGCCAGCTGCGAAGAAGAGCGGCAAGAAGTCGGCTGCGAAGAAGGCCACAAAGAAGGCTGCGCCGAAGGCAGCCAAGAGCGAAGCGGAGTCGGACGCAGCGCCTGCCGAGGAAGTGACCGAGAAGAAGGACACCAAGAAGGCCTCGGCTAGAAAATCCTCGGCAAAGCAGAGCGCAGAGAAGCAGAGCGCAGAGAAGCAGAGCACGACTAAGAAGCGAGCAACGCGTAAGCGGGCTGTGAAGAAGACCGCTGGCGCTCCGGAAGAAACCGCTGCGAAGGACGAGCAGAAGGACTCGAACTCGGTCGTCGAGGAAGCTGTTGAGGCTGTCGTTCAGTCGTCGTCGAAGAAGGCTGCAGACAAGAATGCTTCCGATAAGAAGGCTGCCGACACCGTAGCCGAGACCGCTGAGAAAACCTCCGCTGAGGAAGCTTCCGCCGAAGCACCTGCTGCAAAGAGCGCTGCAGTGACCACACGTCGTGGCCGCCGAGTTCGCCGTGCGGTCCGCACGACCAGCGCTCCAGTGGCAGAGGAAGCTCAGGAAGCGCAAGAGCCGCAGAAAACGCAAGAGCCGCAGGATACGCAGGCAACTCAGAGCGAAGCCCTGCAAGACATCGAGCCGCCGGTAGTCCCGGAGCCGCCGGTTGCGGAAGAGCAGACCGCGTTTGCGCCTATCTTCCTGGCGCCGCAGGCTGTCCCGGCTACGGCCAAGAATTCGGCCACCGAGGATGCAGCTTCAGCTGACAACGGGGCCTCCAACCAGGGCACCGATGACAACGCGGGGGAGGGGCAGGACGGCTCGTCGTCAAGCGAAACGGAGCGTCAGCCGCGCCCGCGTCGTCGCCGTCGTGGACGTGGGCGTCGTAATGATGACGCGCAACAGGCGGAGAAGACCACCGAAAACACAGAGCGCGAGGAAGAGGAAACCCGCGAAGAGGTCGAGGAACCGCAGGCGATTAAGGGATCGACTCGCCTGGAGGCGCAGCGACGTCGCCGTATCGAGCGTCGTGAGGAATCGCGCAAGCGCCATGTAATCTCGGAGGCGGAATTCCTGGCTCGTCGTGAGTCGGTGGAGCGCACGATGGTGGTGCGTGAGCGCAAGCGCCATGACCACGCGGGCATTGTCACTGAGGTGGGTGTGCTGGAAGATGACCTGCTGGTCGAGCACTTCGTTACCTCTGACACGCAGACCACGCAGATCGGCAATATCTACCTCGGTCGCGTGCAGAACGTCCTGCCCAGCATGGAAGCGGCGTTCATCGATATCGGAACCGACCGCAACGGTGTCATTTACGTAGGTGACCTGAACTGGAAGCTGCTGGGCACGAAGTCGCGTTCGCGCAAGATTGAACATGCGCTGAAGGCCGGCGACCAGATTTTGGTCCAGGTGTCCAAGGACCCGATTGGTCACAAGGGTGCGCGTCTGACCACCCACATTTCGATGGCTGGTCGATTCCTGGTGTACGTGCCGGGCGGCCGGAGCGCGGGTATTTCCCGCAAGCTGCCGGAGCCGGAGCGCAAGCGCCTGAAGTCGATTCTGAGCGAGGTTACGCCGGAGGGCTCGGGCACGATTATCCGTACCGCAGCCGAGGGTGTGTCCAAGGAGGCCATCGAGGCCGACATCAAGCGCTTGGAGTCGCAGTGGCAGGAGATCTGGGAAGCCTCCGAGGCAGCGAAGGCGAAGCGTGGAGCAAAGCCGATTGCGCTGTACGAAGAGCCAGACATGCTGGTCAAGGTCGTCCGCGACGTCTTCAACGAGGACTTCTCGCGTCTCGTGGTGGAGGGCGATCGCCCGTGGAACACAGTGACGGACTACATCGGCGACCTGGCACCAGAGCTGGAGCCGCGACTGCAGCGCTACTTCGCCAAGGAGCACGGCGGCGCTGATGTCTTCGAGCACTTCCGCATCGATGAGCAGCTGGCCAAGGCACTCGACCGCAAGGTCTGGCTGCCTTCGGGCGGCACGCTGGTCATCGACCGCACCGAGGCCATGACGGTCATCGACGTCAACACCGGTAAGTTCACCGGCGCTGGCGGAAACCTGGAAGAGACGGTCACTCGCAACAACCTGGAGGCCGCTGAGGAAATCGTCCGCCAGATGCGTCTGCGCGATCTGGGCGGCATGATTGTCGTCGATTTTATCGACATGATGCTGCCGGAAAACCAGGACTTGGTGCTGCGCCGTCTGAAGGAGGCCCTGGGCCGCGACCGCTCGCGTCACGAGGTCTCCGAGGTCACCTCGCTCGGCCTCGTCCAGATGACTCGCAAGCGTCTGGGCACAGGCCTGCTGGAGACCTTCTCCACGCCGTGTAGCTGCTGCAATGGCCGCGGTCTGATTATCCACATCGATCCGGTTGAGCAGGACAATCAGGGCCGTGGCCACAAGAATGGCCGTCGCAACGACGAGCAGGACAAGTCCAAGCGCCGCAACAAGTCGCGCTCGGAGCACAATCCGGCCAACCACCCGGCCGCGCTGGCCATGCACCGCGATCAGAGCGACCAGGCAGGCTCTTCCAAGGCAACGCGTGACGACGACACGGAGACCAACCAGCGCGATAAGGACGCAGCCGACAAGCGTGTCGCAGCTGCTGTCGAAGCTGTCATCGTCTCTTCTGAGAACGATGAGCCGAAGCCGCCGCGTCGTCGCCGGGTTCGTAAGAGCCAGGGCCGAAACGATGAGCAGCGACAGAACGGCCGTGGCCGTCAGGAGCGCCGCGAGCGTACTGAGCAATCGGAGAACTCCAATGACCTGGCTGCTCTGGCTGCCGCAGCTGTTGCGGAAGCCCGTGAGAAGGACCCAGAGGAGCCGTCGGATGACCGTTACATGCCGCAGGAGGGGCAGCGCCGCCGCCGTCGGGCTACGCGTCGCCGTGTAGCGGAGCATGTTGCCGTTGATTCGGCTGCACGCGACGCTGATGACCGCGACGAAGAATATGGTGATCGTCGCAAGCGTTCGGAGCGCCCGACCCGTGCTGAGCGTGCCGAGCGCACCGATAACGGTGGAGGCCGTGGCGACGCTGAACGCTCCAGCAGCGCTAGCGCTCGACATCGCCGTCGTCGCGCTGTGCGTCGTACTGCTGTGGATGAAACCACTGCGCCTCAGGCTGGGTCTCAGGCAGCTTCCACCACAGATGTGAGGGAGCCAGCCAGGAATGGCAAGGGCGGCAACGCTAACAAGACCGGTAAGGCTGTGGCCGAGGAGTCCCAGACCTATGAGGAGGCGAAGGAGGCGTTCGAGCGTTCTCCACGCCGTCGTCGTCCGACGCGCGGTAACTCTCGCTCGGATCGCGCACCGCGCCGCGAGGACTTCGAGTCCACTAAGCCAAAGGCGGACGCTGAAGGCAGCAAGGGCGGAGATCGTGCGAAAGACAACCGCGATGACAGCAACCGCAGCACCAACCGCAGCGCCAACCGCAGTGGCGGTGGACGCCGCTCGGGCAAGTCACGGGTTGAGGTCGTAGCGGTCCAGGGCACGGGAGCTCGCCGTAATCGCCGTCGGGCGGTGCGCAGGGTCTCGTCGCAAAGCGATGCCGGAGCGACTGCGCCGAAGCAGCGACAGGGCGCTTCAAACCGCGCTACTAAGCCAGAGCAGAAGCAGGCTAATCGCGGTGCTGCGGCGCCGGAGACGAAACCGGCCAATCGTCGTCGCCGCGTGCGTCGTGCGGTGCGCCGAAGTGGCCAGAACTAG
- a CDS encoding nucleoside-diphosphate kinase: MTERTLILIKPDGVSRGLVGEVISRIERKGLKLVALDLRVADEATAKEHYAEHVDKPFFGELVDFITSAPLVAGVIEGPNAIAAWRQLAGGTNPVEAATPGSIRGDFALEVANNVVHGSDSPESAEREIGIWFPNL; encoded by the coding sequence ATGACTGAACGTACTCTTATTCTGATCAAGCCGGACGGCGTTTCCCGCGGTCTGGTCGGCGAAGTTATCTCCCGCATTGAGCGTAAGGGCCTGAAGCTGGTCGCGCTTGACCTCCGTGTTGCTGACGAGGCAACTGCGAAGGAGCACTACGCAGAGCACGTCGATAAGCCGTTCTTTGGTGAGCTGGTTGATTTCATCACCTCTGCACCGCTGGTCGCTGGTGTTATCGAGGGCCCGAACGCAATCGCTGCTTGGCGTCAGCTTGCTGGCGGCACCAACCCGGTTGAGGCCGCAACTCCGGGCTCCATTCGCGGTGACTTCGCACTTGAGGTTGCTAACAACGTTGTTCACGGTTCCGATTCTCCGGAGTCCGCTGAGCGCGAGATTGGTATTTGGTTCCCGAACCTCTAA